One genomic segment of Amycolatopsis sp. Hca4 includes these proteins:
- a CDS encoding ferredoxin family protein: protein MPLVPSRVDVPVTIDESKCLDGCRLCVDMCPLDSLAIDPDTDKAYMHVDECWYCGPCAARCPTGAVTINMPYLLR, encoded by the coding sequence ATGCCCCTCGTGCCGAGCCGGGTCGACGTCCCGGTGACCATCGACGAGTCGAAGTGCCTCGACGGCTGCCGGTTGTGCGTCGACATGTGCCCGCTCGACTCGCTGGCCATCGACCCGGACACCGACAAGGCGTACATGCACGTCGACGAGTGCTGGTACTGCGGGCCGTGCGCGGCCCGCTGCCCGACCGGCGCGGTCACCATCAACATGCCCTACCTGCTGCGGTGA
- a CDS encoding GntR family transcriptional regulator — translation MPTTPRRTRSDSARQLADLLRRQVLAEEALPCEEDLTVEFSVTRNTVREALALLRDDGLIARQPGVGTVVVGHKYPHGLNRLAGLAEVLREHGEVTNEVRAADLVPAPAVVAHRLGVPERSEVVYLERLRRLDDVPLSLDLTYLLPEIGKPLLEHDLAGRDVFTLIEETSGQRLGYADIDVEALNADPETAAVLDVSPGAALLRWERLTHFADGRPVDLEYIRLRGDRLTMRARLDRS, via the coding sequence ATGCCCACGACACCCCGGCGGACCAGGTCCGACAGCGCCCGGCAGCTCGCCGATCTGCTGCGCCGTCAGGTGCTGGCCGAAGAGGCGCTGCCGTGCGAGGAGGACCTCACGGTGGAGTTCTCGGTGACCCGGAACACCGTGCGGGAAGCCCTCGCGCTGCTGCGCGACGACGGCCTGATCGCGCGCCAGCCCGGCGTCGGCACGGTCGTCGTCGGGCACAAGTACCCACACGGGCTCAACCGGCTGGCCGGGCTCGCCGAGGTGCTGCGGGAGCACGGCGAGGTCACCAACGAGGTCCGCGCGGCCGACCTCGTGCCCGCGCCCGCCGTCGTCGCGCACCGGCTCGGCGTGCCCGAGCGTTCCGAGGTCGTCTACCTCGAACGCCTGCGACGGCTCGACGATGTCCCGCTCTCGCTCGACCTCACCTACCTGCTGCCGGAGATCGGGAAGCCGCTGCTCGAGCACGACCTCGCCGGCCGGGACGTCTTCACGCTCATCGAGGAGACGTCCGGGCAGCGGCTGGGCTACGCCGACATCGACGTCGAAGCCCTCAACGCCGACCCCGAAACCGCGGCCGTCCTGGACGTTTCGCCGGGCGCGGCGCTCCTGCGGTGGGAACGCCTCACGCACTTCGCCGACGGGCGCCCCGTCGACCTCGAATACATCCGGCTGCGCGGCGACCGCCTGACCATGCGCGCCCGCCTCGACCGTTCCTGA
- a CDS encoding SRPBCC family protein has translation MGKVTATAERTIDAPADKVRALVADYAETRPKLLTEHYRDYQVTEGGVGAGTKASWKLQATSKRVRDVAATVTEPRPGTLVETDANSSMVTTWTVTEAGDSSVVKIETTWDGAGGIGGFFEKTFAPGGLKKIYDGVLGKLAEIV, from the coding sequence ATGGGAAAGGTCACGGCCACCGCGGAGCGCACCATCGACGCCCCGGCCGACAAGGTCCGCGCGCTCGTCGCCGACTACGCCGAGACGCGGCCGAAGCTGCTCACCGAGCACTACCGCGACTACCAGGTGACCGAGGGCGGCGTCGGCGCCGGGACCAAGGCGAGCTGGAAGCTCCAGGCGACGTCGAAGCGCGTGCGGGACGTGGCGGCGACCGTCACCGAGCCTCGCCCGGGCACGCTGGTCGAGACGGACGCGAACTCCAGCATGGTCACCACCTGGACGGTCACCGAAGCGGGTGACAGCAGCGTGGTGAAGATCGAGACCACGTGGGACGGTGCGGGCGGTATCGGCGGCTTCTTCGAAAAGACCTTCGCGCCTGGTGGGCTCAAGAAGATCTACGACGGCGTCCTCGGGAAGCTCGCCGAAATAGTGTGA